A genomic segment from Microbacterium sp. SORGH_AS_0428 encodes:
- the sucC gene encoding ADP-forming succinate--CoA ligase subunit beta, whose product MDLYEYQARDLFEKYEVPVLAGIVADTPEEVKAAAEKLGGVVVVKAQVKTGGRGKAGGVKVAKTPDEAYEAAKAILGLDIKGHVVKRVMVAAGASIEKEFYFSVLLDRSNRSYLSLASVEGGMEIEQLAVEKPEALARIEVNALTGIDKTKAVEIARAANFPEELVEKVADVFVKLYAVYTGEGATLVEVNPLILDGNGDIIALDGKVTLDDNATEVRHPEHEELEDKDAADPLEAKAKAAGLNYVKLDGQVGIIGNGAGLVMSTLDVVAYAGENHGGVKPANFLDIGGGASATVMAAGLDVILGDPQVKSVFVNVFGGITSCVAVAEGIVKALEILGDTATKPLVVRLDGNQVEEGRAILAAANNPLVTLAAGMDEGADKAAELAAA is encoded by the coding sequence GTGGATCTGTACGAGTACCAGGCACGAGACCTTTTCGAGAAGTACGAGGTGCCGGTGCTCGCCGGCATCGTCGCAGACACCCCCGAGGAGGTGAAGGCGGCAGCCGAGAAGCTCGGCGGCGTCGTGGTGGTCAAGGCGCAGGTCAAGACGGGCGGTCGCGGCAAGGCGGGCGGCGTCAAGGTCGCGAAGACCCCCGACGAGGCGTATGAGGCGGCCAAGGCCATCCTGGGCCTCGACATCAAGGGCCACGTCGTCAAGCGCGTCATGGTCGCCGCGGGAGCATCCATCGAGAAGGAGTTCTACTTCTCGGTCCTGCTCGACCGTTCCAACCGTTCCTACCTGTCGCTGGCCAGCGTCGAGGGCGGCATGGAGATCGAGCAGCTCGCGGTCGAGAAGCCCGAGGCGCTCGCACGTATCGAGGTCAACGCGCTGACGGGCATCGACAAGACCAAGGCCGTCGAGATCGCCCGCGCGGCGAACTTCCCCGAGGAGCTCGTCGAGAAGGTCGCCGACGTCTTCGTCAAGCTCTACGCCGTCTACACCGGCGAGGGCGCCACCCTCGTCGAGGTGAACCCCCTCATCCTCGACGGCAACGGTGACATCATCGCCCTCGACGGCAAGGTCACCCTCGACGACAACGCGACCGAGGTGCGCCATCCCGAGCACGAAGAGCTCGAGGACAAGGATGCGGCCGACCCGCTCGAGGCGAAGGCCAAGGCTGCGGGCCTGAACTACGTGAAGCTCGACGGTCAGGTGGGCATCATCGGCAACGGAGCAGGCCTGGTCATGTCCACGCTCGACGTCGTCGCCTACGCCGGCGAGAACCACGGCGGTGTGAAGCCCGCGAACTTCCTCGACATCGGCGGCGGTGCATCCGCCACCGTCATGGCGGCAGGCCTGGACGTCATCCTCGGCGACCCGCAGGTCAAGAGCGTCTTCGTCAACGTCTTCGGCGGCATCACCTCGTGCGTCGCCGTGGCGGAGGGCATCGTCAAGGCGCTCGAGATCCTCGGCGACACCGCGACCAAGCCCCTCGTCGTGCGCCTGGACGGCAACCAGGTCGAGGAGGGCCGCGCGATCCTCGCCGCGGCGAACAACCCGCTCGTGACCCTCGCCGCAGGCATGGACGAGGGCGCCGACAAGGCCGCCGAGCTGGCCGCCGCCTGA
- a CDS encoding nitroreductase family deazaflavin-dependent oxidoreductase, whose amino-acid sequence MPLTGEYKPSTSEWARSQAELYEATNGAEGGELRGVPIIVLTTVGAKSGGLRKTALMRVEHDGDYLVVASKGGAPEEPAWGNNIRKHPHVELQDGAVKRDYIARELEGDERALWWERAVAVWPDYAVYQTKTDRQIAIFVLEPREA is encoded by the coding sequence ATGCCGCTGACAGGGGAGTACAAGCCGAGCACGTCCGAGTGGGCCAGGTCCCAGGCCGAGCTCTACGAAGCCACCAACGGAGCCGAGGGCGGTGAGCTGCGCGGCGTTCCGATCATCGTGCTGACCACCGTCGGCGCGAAGAGCGGCGGCCTGCGCAAGACCGCGCTCATGCGCGTCGAGCACGACGGGGACTACCTCGTCGTGGCCTCCAAGGGCGGGGCGCCCGAGGAGCCCGCCTGGGGCAACAACATCCGCAAGCATCCGCACGTCGAGCTGCAGGACGGCGCCGTCAAGCGCGACTACATCGCGCGCGAGCTCGAGGGCGACGAACGCGCGCTGTGGTGGGAACGCGCTGTCGCCGTGTGGCCCGACTACGCCGTCTACCAGACCAAGACCGACCGCCAGATCGCGATCTTCGTGCTGGAGCCGCGCGAGGCCTGA
- a CDS encoding DUF6350 family protein — protein MQRVLVLLLSALDALVAAAVGLAVAGAPLMVFWFVAFGSGDLSAIWQSAGTIWQFGHSVPVAITLPDVYVAELGIDPTLASFTLSLAPLAFAAFTLLFGGRSGARAGRAGAPWSGALTGTLVFAAIAAGVALTSQAPLATTDLWRAICYPAAYYAAGVLAGALHRAWIDGDDGPVDALRARLDRARGAWPEVPELAVRGAAIAVTGLVAVGAAVLGLGLIVRAPNIVALSQAGNLDAGGAAVLALAQLLYLPTLLVWALSFVAGPGVGLGAGSVVSPAGTQLGVLPGVPILGVLPEGASSWYLLFALLPIAVGAAAGWATRSRLSPRGSTADAESTGILVTLTLSIAALAALAAALMAVLAGGSMGPGRLSAVGPDALAVGVAIGVEVGLGAAILLLSPRRRSDEAAEAAPESSVFARLAGARGGADDASERTDAARD, from the coding sequence ATGCAACGCGTCCTCGTCCTTCTCCTCTCCGCTCTCGACGCCCTCGTGGCGGCGGCCGTCGGCCTCGCCGTCGCAGGAGCGCCGCTGATGGTCTTCTGGTTCGTCGCGTTCGGCTCAGGGGATCTCTCCGCCATCTGGCAGAGCGCCGGGACCATCTGGCAGTTCGGGCACTCGGTTCCCGTCGCGATCACGCTCCCGGACGTCTACGTCGCCGAGCTCGGCATCGATCCCACTCTTGCGAGCTTCACGCTCTCGCTCGCCCCGCTGGCCTTCGCGGCGTTCACCCTGCTCTTCGGCGGGCGTTCCGGGGCTCGCGCCGGGCGCGCCGGTGCTCCGTGGAGCGGCGCACTCACCGGAACGCTCGTGTTCGCCGCCATCGCCGCCGGCGTCGCCCTCACCTCGCAGGCGCCGTTGGCAACCACCGACCTGTGGCGCGCCATCTGCTACCCCGCCGCCTACTACGCCGCCGGTGTGCTCGCGGGCGCCCTCCACCGTGCGTGGATCGACGGCGATGACGGGCCCGTCGATGCCCTTCGCGCCCGTCTCGACCGGGCCCGGGGTGCGTGGCCCGAGGTGCCCGAACTCGCCGTGCGCGGCGCAGCGATCGCCGTGACGGGTCTTGTCGCGGTAGGAGCGGCCGTCCTCGGGCTCGGCCTCATCGTGCGCGCTCCGAACATCGTCGCGCTCTCCCAAGCGGGAAACCTGGATGCGGGCGGCGCCGCAGTCCTCGCGCTCGCGCAGCTGCTGTACCTGCCGACGCTGCTGGTCTGGGCGCTGTCCTTCGTCGCGGGTCCCGGCGTCGGGCTCGGCGCGGGAAGCGTCGTCTCGCCCGCGGGCACGCAGCTCGGCGTGCTGCCGGGCGTGCCCATCCTCGGTGTGCTGCCGGAGGGCGCGAGCAGCTGGTACCTGCTGTTCGCCCTGCTCCCCATCGCGGTCGGAGCAGCCGCGGGGTGGGCGACCCGATCCCGCCTCAGCCCGCGCGGCTCGACGGCGGATGCGGAGAGCACCGGCATCCTCGTGACCCTCACGCTGTCCATCGCGGCCCTCGCCGCCCTGGCCGCAGCCCTGATGGCGGTCCTGGCCGGCGGCAGCATGGGGCCCGGGAGGCTGTCGGCCGTGGGCCCGGACGCGCTCGCGGTGGGTGTCGCCATCGGCGTCGAGGTGGGGCTGGGCGCGGCGATCCTGCTGCTCTCGCCGCGTCGGCGCAGCGACGAGGCTGCCGAGGCCGCGCCGGAGTCGAGTGTGTTCGCGCGCCTGGCGGGCGCGCGCGGCGGTGCTGATGATGCCTCCGAGCGGACGGATGCGGCGCGCGACTAG
- the sucD gene encoding succinate--CoA ligase subunit alpha, whose protein sequence is MSIYLNKDSKVIVQGITGGEGTKHTALMLKAGTQVVGGVNARKAGTTVSHTDKDGNPVELPVFASVAEAIEATGADVSIAFVPPAFTKDAMIEAIDSEIPLLVVITEGVPVGDSAEAWAYAIEKGNKTRIIGPNCPGIITPGESLVGITPANITGKGPIGLVSKSGTLTYQMMFELRDLGFSTAIGIGGDPIIGTTHIDALEAFEADPETKAIVMIGEIGGDAEERAADYIRANVTKPVVGYVAGFTAPEGKTMGHAGAIVSGSAGTAQAKKEALEAAGVKVGKTPSETAALMREIIQGL, encoded by the coding sequence ATGTCGATCTACCTCAACAAGGACTCCAAGGTCATCGTCCAGGGCATCACCGGCGGCGAGGGCACCAAGCACACCGCTCTCATGCTGAAGGCGGGCACCCAGGTCGTCGGCGGCGTCAACGCGCGCAAGGCCGGCACGACCGTCTCGCACACCGACAAGGACGGCAACCCCGTTGAGCTGCCGGTCTTCGCGAGCGTCGCCGAGGCCATCGAGGCCACGGGCGCCGATGTCTCCATCGCCTTCGTGCCGCCGGCGTTCACCAAGGACGCCATGATCGAAGCCATCGACAGCGAGATCCCGCTGCTCGTGGTCATCACCGAGGGCGTGCCGGTCGGCGACTCGGCCGAGGCCTGGGCCTACGCGATCGAGAAGGGCAACAAGACCCGCATCATCGGTCCGAACTGCCCCGGCATCATCACCCCCGGCGAGTCGCTCGTGGGCATCACGCCCGCCAACATCACCGGCAAGGGCCCGATCGGTCTCGTGTCGAAGTCCGGCACGCTGACCTACCAGATGATGTTCGAGCTGCGCGACCTGGGCTTCTCGACCGCCATCGGCATCGGCGGCGACCCGATCATCGGCACGACGCACATCGACGCGCTCGAGGCGTTCGAAGCCGACCCCGAGACCAAGGCGATCGTGATGATCGGCGAGATCGGCGGCGACGCCGAGGAGCGCGCGGCCGACTACATCCGCGCGAACGTCACGAAGCCCGTCGTCGGCTATGTCGCCGGATTCACCGCCCCCGAGGGCAAGACGATGGGCCACGCCGGTGCGATCGTCTCGGGCTCCGCGGGCACCGCGCAGGCCAAGAAGGAAGCGCTCGAGGCCGCAGGCGTGAAGGTCGGCAAGACGCCGTCCGAGACCGCCGCGCTCATGCGCGAGATCATCCAGGGTCTGTAA
- the purN gene encoding phosphoribosylglycinamide formyltransferase, with translation MLTVAVLISGTGSNLRALLEAAAEADFPARVIVVGADREASGLAHAEEFGIPSFVIPWQGADQREAWGEELDRQLRVWQPDLVVLSGLMRLLPPSVVAAWSPRLINTHPAYLPEFPGAHAVRDAVAAGAAETGASVIVVDDGVDTGPILAQERIAVHPGDDESALHERIKPVERRLLIDVVRRIATGELDLAASAV, from the coding sequence GTGCTCACGGTCGCCGTTCTCATCTCCGGCACCGGCTCGAATCTCCGAGCCCTGCTGGAGGCCGCGGCGGAAGCCGATTTCCCGGCACGCGTGATCGTGGTCGGCGCCGACCGTGAAGCCTCCGGACTCGCGCACGCCGAGGAGTTCGGCATCCCGAGCTTCGTCATCCCGTGGCAGGGCGCCGACCAGCGCGAGGCCTGGGGGGAAGAGCTCGATCGGCAGTTGCGTGTCTGGCAGCCCGACCTCGTCGTGCTCTCGGGGCTCATGCGCCTGCTGCCGCCGTCGGTCGTCGCCGCGTGGAGTCCCCGCCTGATCAACACCCACCCCGCGTATCTGCCGGAGTTCCCCGGCGCCCACGCCGTGCGCGACGCGGTCGCGGCGGGCGCCGCCGAGACCGGGGCGAGCGTGATCGTCGTCGACGACGGCGTCGACACCGGTCCGATCCTCGCCCAGGAGCGCATCGCGGTGCACCCGGGCGACGACGAGAGCGCGCTCCACGAACGCATCAAACCCGTCGAACGACGTCTGCTCATCGACGTCGTGCGCCGCATCGCCACCGGCGAGCTCGACCTCGCCGCATCCGCCGTCTGA
- a CDS encoding FAD-dependent oxidoreductase, which yields MDPLWKQHARTVPATPFIPGAHEIVVVGAGITGLATALLLAESGHEVAVLEARDVAGLATGANTGKVSLLQGTQLSTLRAHHSPSLVRAYVQANLDGQLWLRSFADRAGLPYEVRTAFTYAQHDAGRSRVREEFEAAHEAGLPVRWAAAGELELPFPARSAVALDGQVGMDPDAAAHALALAFLAAGGTLHTGVRATGVSTSHRPTVHTARGDATAENIVLATGAAVLDRGLYFAKVSAMRSYAVAFAVPDEVALPEGMFLSADAPSRSVRTVAERDGRWEQTRLIVGGGGHPVGRAASERARVAELIAWTRRHVPEAVPTHRWSAQDYTSHNLIPFAGVMPRTSGRVRFATGYAKWGLTNGPAAALRIAAEIEGIGESERADWMRRLGTRITVPADLAKGAADNAKVGGQAVHGWAGALRHPPRVPSEGKGVVGADAGRPVGVSRVDGEVRAVSAVCPHLGGVLTWNDAECTWDCPLHASRFSPDGRRIEGPALSDLRRMRPPSSAQA from the coding sequence ATGGATCCCCTCTGGAAGCAGCATGCGCGCACCGTCCCGGCGACGCCCTTCATCCCCGGTGCGCACGAGATCGTCGTGGTGGGTGCGGGCATCACCGGACTCGCGACGGCGCTGCTGCTGGCCGAGTCCGGGCACGAGGTCGCGGTGCTCGAGGCGCGCGATGTCGCGGGGCTCGCGACGGGCGCGAACACGGGCAAGGTCTCGCTGCTGCAGGGGACGCAGCTGTCCACGCTGCGCGCCCACCACTCGCCCTCGCTCGTGCGCGCGTACGTGCAGGCGAATCTGGACGGGCAGCTCTGGCTGCGATCGTTCGCCGATCGCGCGGGGCTGCCGTACGAGGTGCGCACGGCCTTCACGTACGCACAGCACGACGCCGGGCGCTCCCGCGTGCGCGAGGAGTTCGAGGCAGCTCACGAGGCCGGTCTGCCGGTGCGGTGGGCGGCGGCCGGCGAACTCGAGCTGCCGTTTCCCGCCCGCTCCGCCGTCGCGCTGGACGGTCAGGTGGGGATGGACCCGGATGCGGCCGCGCACGCCCTCGCACTCGCCTTCCTCGCCGCGGGCGGCACGCTGCACACCGGCGTGCGCGCCACGGGGGTCTCCACCTCCCACCGGCCGACGGTGCATACAGCCCGCGGCGACGCGACGGCCGAGAACATCGTGCTGGCGACGGGCGCGGCGGTGCTCGATCGCGGTCTGTACTTCGCCAAGGTCTCCGCGATGCGCTCGTACGCGGTGGCCTTCGCCGTGCCGGACGAGGTGGCCCTCCCGGAGGGCATGTTCCTCTCCGCGGACGCCCCGAGCAGATCGGTGCGCACCGTGGCCGAGCGCGACGGGCGGTGGGAGCAGACGCGGCTCATCGTCGGGGGCGGCGGACACCCGGTCGGGCGCGCCGCATCCGAACGAGCCCGCGTCGCGGAGCTGATCGCCTGGACCCGGCGCCACGTGCCGGAGGCGGTGCCGACCCACCGTTGGTCGGCCCAGGACTACACCTCCCACAATCTGATCCCCTTCGCCGGAGTCATGCCCCGCACCAGTGGCCGCGTGCGATTCGCGACGGGCTACGCGAAGTGGGGCCTCACGAACGGTCCCGCGGCCGCGCTGCGGATCGCCGCCGAGATCGAGGGCATCGGCGAGAGCGAGCGTGCCGACTGGATGCGCCGGCTCGGCACCCGCATCACCGTGCCGGCGGATCTCGCCAAGGGGGCGGCGGACAACGCCAAAGTCGGCGGGCAGGCGGTTCATGGCTGGGCCGGCGCGCTCCGGCATCCGCCCCGCGTCCCCTCCGAGGGCAAGGGCGTCGTCGGCGCGGATGCGGGACGCCCCGTCGGCGTCTCGAGGGTCGACGGCGAGGTCCGCGCCGTCTCCGCCGTCTGCCCGCATCTGGGAGGCGTGCTGACCTGGAACGACGCCGAGTGCACGTGGGACTGCCCGCTGCACGCCTCGCGCTTCTCGCCAGACGGGCGCCGGATCGAGGGTCCCGCGCTGTCGGATCTGCGGCGTATGCGCCCGCCCTCGTCTGCACAGGCGTGA
- the purH gene encoding bifunctional phosphoribosylaminoimidazolecarboxamide formyltransferase/IMP cyclohydrolase — protein MAGPSHDPSLYRDRDVVPVRRALVSVSDKTDLLRLAEALVAAGVEIVSTGSTAQTIRDAGYDVVDVSSVTGFPESLDGRVKTLHPGVHAGLLADLRLAHHEEQLADLGISPFELVVVNLYPFVETVASGASGDAVVEQIDIGGPAMVRASAKNYANVAIVVSPESYPAIIDAIASGGTSLAQRKELAARAFAHTANYDRAVATWFADETLAEGEQLPAHLTIKAERLATLRYGENSHQRAAIYTRTGGHGIAQALQLQGKEMSYNNYVDADAALRAAFDMVKPAVAIIKHANPCGIAVSAPNALDEIASAHLRAHECDPVSAFGGVIAANRTVTLKMAENLRDIFTEVIVAPAFEPEALELFRLKKNLRVLQLPADWQQERMDVRLVSGGLLLQDADRFPDDIESVATDWELVAGERPAGEEMTNLIFAWKACRAVKSNAIVLAKNSATVGIGMGQVNRVDSCRLAVERAGDRAVGSVAASDAFFPFSDGPQVLLDAGVSAIVQPGGSVRDDETIALARERGVTMFFTGERHFYH, from the coding sequence ATGGCCGGGCCCAGCCACGATCCGTCCCTCTACCGCGACCGCGATGTCGTTCCCGTGCGCCGCGCGCTCGTCTCGGTCAGCGACAAGACCGACCTGCTGCGGCTGGCCGAAGCGCTGGTCGCCGCCGGTGTCGAGATCGTCTCGACAGGGTCCACCGCGCAGACCATCCGCGACGCCGGGTACGACGTCGTCGACGTCTCGAGCGTGACCGGGTTCCCCGAGTCGCTCGACGGGCGCGTGAAGACCCTGCATCCGGGCGTCCACGCGGGCCTGCTCGCCGACCTCCGCCTCGCGCACCACGAGGAGCAGCTGGCCGATCTCGGCATCTCGCCCTTCGAACTCGTTGTCGTGAACCTCTACCCCTTCGTCGAGACGGTGGCATCCGGGGCATCCGGCGACGCCGTGGTCGAGCAGATCGACATCGGCGGGCCCGCGATGGTGCGCGCGTCGGCGAAGAACTACGCGAACGTCGCGATCGTCGTCTCTCCCGAGTCGTACCCCGCGATCATCGACGCGATCGCCTCCGGCGGCACCTCGCTCGCCCAGCGCAAGGAGCTCGCTGCGCGTGCCTTCGCACACACCGCGAACTACGATCGCGCGGTGGCGACCTGGTTCGCCGACGAGACCCTGGCCGAGGGTGAGCAGCTGCCCGCGCACCTGACGATCAAGGCCGAGCGGCTGGCGACGCTGCGCTACGGCGAGAACTCCCACCAGCGCGCGGCGATCTACACCCGCACCGGCGGGCACGGCATCGCGCAGGCCCTGCAGCTGCAGGGCAAGGAGATGTCGTACAACAACTACGTCGACGCGGATGCGGCACTGCGCGCCGCCTTCGACATGGTCAAGCCCGCGGTGGCGATCATCAAGCACGCCAACCCCTGCGGCATCGCCGTGTCGGCGCCCAACGCGCTCGACGAGATCGCGAGCGCGCACCTGCGGGCGCACGAGTGCGACCCCGTCTCGGCCTTCGGCGGTGTGATCGCGGCCAACCGCACGGTCACGCTGAAGATGGCGGAGAACCTGCGCGACATCTTCACCGAGGTGATCGTCGCCCCGGCCTTCGAGCCGGAGGCGCTGGAGCTGTTCCGGCTGAAGAAGAACCTGCGCGTGCTCCAGCTGCCGGCCGACTGGCAGCAGGAGCGCATGGACGTGCGCCTCGTCTCGGGCGGTCTGCTGCTCCAGGACGCCGACCGCTTCCCCGACGACATCGAGTCCGTGGCGACCGACTGGGAGCTCGTCGCGGGCGAGCGCCCGGCCGGCGAGGAGATGACGAACCTCATCTTCGCGTGGAAGGCGTGCCGCGCCGTCAAGTCCAACGCGATCGTGCTGGCCAAGAACTCCGCGACCGTCGGCATCGGGATGGGGCAGGTCAACCGCGTCGACTCGTGCCGCCTCGCCGTCGAGCGGGCGGGCGACCGGGCGGTCGGTTCCGTCGCCGCATCCGATGCCTTCTTCCCGTTCTCGGACGGGCCGCAGGTTCTGCTGGATGCGGGGGTCTCCGCCATCGTGCAGCCGGGTGGATCCGTGCGCGACGACGAGACGATCGCCCTGGCCCGCGAGCGCGGCGTGACGATGTTCTTCACGGGCGAGCGCCACTTCTACCACTGA
- a CDS encoding NAD(P)/FAD-dependent oxidoreductase, with the protein MSEQTYDLIVIGAGPVGENVADRAVQGGLSAVIVESELVGGECSYWACMPSKGLLRAGAALREARDVDGAKQAVSGSLDVAGVLRRRDTLTHDWNDSSQVEWLTGAGIDLVRGHGRLVGVKQVEVTDADGAVTRLTARHAVAVCTGTAALLPDTPGLADIAPWTSREATSAQEIPASLAIIGGGVVAAEMATAYADLGAEVTLVVRGTLLAANEPFAGELVGRALEERGVRILRHTGVVSAQRVGDEKELELSDGTRIRAAEVLVATGRVPRTEDLGLDAVGLVPGGWLPVDDTMLVTGTDWLYGVGDVNHRALLTHQGKYQARAAGDVIAARATGGPVDDAPWGAHVATADHEAVPQVTFTDPEVASIGFTEASALAAGRRIRVLDYDLSWVAGAATRADDYRGQARAIVDEDAGTIIGATFVGEDVAELLHSATIAVVGQVPITRLWHAVPSYPTLSEVWLRLLEAYGRPSA; encoded by the coding sequence ATGAGCGAGCAGACCTACGACCTCATCGTCATCGGCGCCGGCCCCGTGGGCGAGAACGTCGCCGACCGCGCCGTGCAGGGCGGACTCTCCGCCGTCATCGTCGAGAGCGAGCTCGTCGGAGGTGAATGCTCGTACTGGGCGTGCATGCCGTCGAAAGGACTCCTGCGCGCGGGAGCCGCGCTGCGCGAGGCCCGCGACGTCGACGGCGCGAAGCAGGCCGTGTCGGGTTCGCTCGACGTCGCCGGCGTCCTCCGGCGTCGCGACACGCTCACGCACGACTGGAACGACTCCTCGCAGGTCGAGTGGCTCACGGGCGCGGGCATCGACCTCGTGCGCGGCCACGGACGCCTCGTCGGGGTCAAGCAGGTCGAGGTGACGGATGCGGACGGCGCCGTCACCCGGCTGACCGCCCGTCACGCCGTCGCCGTCTGCACGGGCACCGCGGCCCTCCTCCCCGACACTCCCGGTCTCGCCGACATCGCGCCGTGGACGAGCCGCGAGGCGACCAGCGCGCAGGAGATCCCCGCATCCCTCGCCATCATCGGGGGCGGCGTGGTCGCCGCGGAGATGGCCACCGCCTACGCGGACCTGGGCGCCGAGGTCACGCTCGTCGTGCGGGGCACGCTGCTGGCCGCGAACGAGCCCTTCGCGGGCGAGCTCGTCGGCCGCGCCCTCGAGGAGCGGGGCGTGCGCATCCTCCGCCACACCGGCGTCGTGTCGGCGCAGCGGGTCGGCGACGAGAAGGAGTTGGAGCTGTCCGACGGCACCCGCATCCGCGCGGCCGAGGTGCTCGTCGCGACCGGACGCGTGCCGCGCACCGAGGATCTCGGGCTGGATGCGGTGGGCCTGGTCCCGGGCGGATGGCTCCCCGTCGACGACACCATGCTCGTGACCGGGACGGACTGGCTGTACGGGGTCGGCGACGTCAACCACCGGGCCCTGCTCACGCATCAGGGCAAATACCAGGCGCGCGCCGCGGGCGACGTCATCGCCGCCCGCGCGACCGGCGGCCCGGTCGACGACGCTCCCTGGGGCGCGCACGTCGCAACCGCCGACCACGAGGCCGTTCCCCAGGTCACCTTCACCGACCCGGAGGTCGCCTCCATCGGGTTCACCGAGGCATCAGCTCTGGCGGCAGGCCGCCGCATCCGAGTACTCGACTACGACCTCTCGTGGGTCGCCGGCGCCGCCACCCGCGCCGACGACTACCGCGGCCAGGCGCGCGCCATCGTCGACGAGGATGCGGGCACGATCATCGGCGCCACCTTCGTCGGCGAGGATGTGGCCGAGCTCCTGCACTCGGCGACGATCGCCGTCGTCGGCCAGGTGCCGATCACCCGCCTCTGGCACGCCGTGCCGTCGTACCCGACCCTCAGCGAGGTGTGGCTGCGGCTGCTCGAGGCGTACGGCCGTCCGAGCGCCTGA
- a CDS encoding NCS2 family permease produces MHHPRTTSVSPSSAGRLDRFFGITARGATVGGEIRGGIVTFVAMAYIVLLNPIILSGGTDVAGNALGFAQVAATTALTAGAMTILFGLVARLPFAFAAGLGINSFLAVSVVGEVTWPEAMGLVLINGLLIVLLAVTGLRRLIFDAVPMALKTAITVGIGLFIAFIGFVDGGLVQSTGLASPPVGLGVNGSIATVPTLLFVLTLVTIAILLARKVKGAILIGLAGGTVVAVVVEAIWHLGARADGNAGGWGLSVPEIPASIFSLPDLSLVGQVSFGAFDRIGVLAAAMLVFTLLFTNFFDAMGTMTGLSREANLADERGNFPRLRSALVVEGIGAVAGGLTSSSSNTVFIESGTGIGEGARTGLANLVTGGLFLLAMFVTPLTTIVPSEVASAALVAVGALMMSQIRHVDLTDVSVLIPVFLTVTVMPLTYSIANGIGAGFVSWVVIRSLSGHARRISPLLWIVAAGFVVFFVRGPIEAALGG; encoded by the coding sequence GTGCACCACCCCCGTACCACCAGCGTCTCCCCCTCCTCCGCCGGCCGCCTCGACCGCTTCTTCGGCATCACGGCGCGCGGCGCCACCGTCGGCGGCGAGATCCGCGGCGGCATCGTCACCTTCGTGGCGATGGCCTACATCGTCCTGCTGAACCCGATCATCCTGTCCGGCGGAACGGATGTGGCCGGCAACGCCCTCGGCTTCGCCCAGGTCGCCGCGACCACCGCGCTCACCGCCGGCGCCATGACGATCCTCTTCGGCCTCGTCGCCCGGTTGCCGTTCGCGTTCGCCGCGGGGCTCGGCATCAACTCGTTCCTCGCCGTCAGCGTGGTGGGCGAGGTCACCTGGCCGGAGGCCATGGGCCTCGTGCTCATCAACGGCCTGCTCATCGTGCTGCTGGCCGTGACCGGCCTGCGACGGCTCATCTTCGATGCCGTTCCGATGGCGCTGAAGACCGCCATCACGGTCGGCATCGGTCTGTTCATCGCCTTCATCGGCTTCGTCGACGGCGGACTCGTGCAGAGCACGGGCCTCGCGTCGCCCCCCGTGGGCCTCGGCGTGAACGGCTCGATCGCCACCGTCCCGACGCTCCTGTTCGTGCTGACGCTCGTCACCATCGCGATCCTTCTCGCCCGCAAGGTCAAGGGCGCCATCCTCATCGGTCTCGCGGGCGGCACCGTCGTCGCGGTCGTCGTCGAGGCGATCTGGCACCTCGGCGCGCGCGCCGACGGCAACGCCGGCGGATGGGGGCTCAGCGTCCCCGAGATCCCGGCATCCATCTTCAGCCTGCCCGACCTCAGCCTCGTGGGTCAGGTCAGCTTCGGCGCCTTCGACCGCATCGGAGTGCTCGCGGCTGCGATGCTCGTGTTCACGCTGTTGTTCACGAACTTCTTCGACGCGATGGGCACGATGACGGGCCTCTCGCGCGAGGCGAACCTCGCCGATGAGCGCGGCAACTTCCCGCGCCTGCGCTCCGCGCTCGTGGTCGAGGGCATCGGCGCCGTCGCGGGCGGACTGACCTCGTCGTCGTCCAACACGGTGTTCATCGAGTCCGGAACCGGCATCGGCGAGGGCGCTCGCACGGGCCTCGCGAACCTCGTGACCGGCGGGCTCTTCCTGCTGGCCATGTTCGTGACGCCCTTGACCACCATCGTGCCGAGCGAGGTCGCCTCGGCCGCCCTCGTCGCCGTCGGCGCGCTGATGATGAGCCAGATCCGCCACGTCGATCTCACCGACGTCTCGGTGCTGATCCCCGTGTTCCTGACCGTCACGGTCATGCCGCTCACGTACTCGATCGCCAACGGCATCGGCGCCGGCTTCGTCAGCTGGGTCGTCATCCGGTCGCTGTCGGGACACGCCCGTCGCATCAGCCCGTTGCTGTGGATCGTCGCCGCCGGCTTCGTCGTGTTCTTCGTGCGCGGACCGATCGAGGCGGCCCTCGGCGGCTGA